The Synergistales bacterium genomic sequence CCACAACTACGCCACCATCGCCAAGGAGACCGGCGCCAGCACGGCAACCATCAGTCGGGTGAAAAAGTGCCTCGACTACGGGGCCGACGGGTACAAGGTCGTCCTCGACCGCCTGGCGGAGAACGCCTGACCCAGGTTCTGACCGTAAGGGCGCACGAAATCCCCGGGGATCCCCCGGGGATTTCGCCTTGCCGTGCTCCGACGGAGCGGAACCGGCCTCAAAACCGCTACGAAGAGGTCTCGGTAAAGATGTTTTCCGCCATATCGGCGATGGAGATACTGGCAAACCGTTTGCTGGCCTCCTCGGAGAGCTCGTCCAGGATACGGGCCAGTTCGCAGAAATCGAAGGGACAGCCGCGGATGGAGCATTCCGTCGGGTTCAACGGTCCCTCGATGGCCTCGTAGACCTGCTTCAGCGAGATCTCACCGGGGTCCTGGTTCAGCGAGAGACCACCCCTGGGCCCGCGGAAGGTCTTGATCAGATTGGCACTGATCAGAAGCTTCAGCACCTTCTCCATGTGGGGGAAGGAGCATCCGATCGCTTCGGCCAGAGCCTCGCGCTTCACCAGATCCTCTCCGGAATGCGCAAGGTAGACCATGGCGTGGATCCCCAGCGATGCTGCTTCGGATAGATTTACGATTCTCGACATGCCTGTACCCTCCCAACTCATTCTCGTTCGTCTTGCCCAACCCCGCGTTTCAGGCTCTTTTCCGGCATCCACCCTCCACCATTTAGGGTTCTTTTCTATCAAATGCCATAAACCAAACGTCTTGATTGTACACAATTTTTCACCAAGGCGCAACACCCATGCGGACAGGTATCAGCTATTCAGGCAACAAAAGGTGCGTTTATCGGCACACCGGCCTGTCCCGCACCATTCCCGATGCCACCGGCCAGGCCCGGTCGGTTATCCTCTGATTGTATTGATTATATCACGTTCTCCAGACAGCCGACAGGCATTTCACTGCCACGCTATCCCGTCACACACCCAGGAGACCAGCAGTCGGGCCAGCCCGACCCGCGAATGGATCAGGGTGTGTCCGTCGTCGAAGACATGCTCCTCGAGGGCCACCTCCGGGTTGGCCAGAAGCGCCGCGGCGAGCGGTTCGTGATGCCCCGCAAAGGGGCAGATCTCATCCCTGCGTCCGCCGCAGAGAAAGAAGGCCCCCTCCCGGGCGCCCCGGGCACGCTCCACCAGATCCCAGGCATCCGCATTGTCCATGATCTCCCGGAGCAATGTCGGCGCATCCGTCCCATGCAGAGGAAGCAGCTTGTCCTCGATAAACCCCAGATAGGAGGCCCGGAACGCGGCGTCCTCCCGGGCCCTCCTGCCCAGTACGCCGAAGTTGGCGGGGGTGATGCCGGCCGCAGCCGGGAAGAGATCCGGTTCGCTCCCCACCAGGAGACTGAGGAACCCCCCCATGCTGTGGCCCACGGGGAAAAGCCGGTCGGTGTCGATCCGGTGAGCCCAGGGCGCGCCGGGTTCCAGAAGGAAGCGCCG encodes the following:
- a CDS encoding Rrf2 family transcriptional regulator, which codes for MSRIVNLSEAASLGIHAMVYLAHSGEDLVKREALAEAIGCSFPHMEKVLKLLISANLIKTFRGPRGGLSLNQDPGEISLKQVYEAIEGPLNPTECSIRGCPFDFCELARILDELSEEASKRFASISIADMAENIFTETSS
- a CDS encoding alpha/beta fold hydrolase, which codes for MEDREDWLTADPKERDEAYPMDVVPCPFESNGVTVPGTFYLAAGAGPHPTALLLHGFPGYERNLDLAHALCRGGVNVLYFHYRGSWGTGGSFSLSHCAEDVRAARRFLLEPGAPWAHRIDTDRLFPVGHSMGGFLSLLVGSEPDLFPAAAGITPANFGVLGRRAREDAAFRASYLGFIEDKLLPLHGTDAPTLLREIMDNADAWDLVERARGAREGAFFLCGGRRDEICPFAGHHEPLAAALLANPEVALEEHVFDDGHTLIHSRVGLARLLVSWVCDGIAWQ